A stretch of the Gavia stellata isolate bGavSte3 chromosome 11, bGavSte3.hap2, whole genome shotgun sequence genome encodes the following:
- the NMD3 gene encoding 60S ribosomal export protein NMD3, with the protein MEYMTGPAAPTQGNILCCQCGVPIPPNPANMCVGCLRAQVDITEGIPKQGTLHFCKQCERYLQPPGTWIQCTLESRELLALCLKKIKASLSRVRLIDAGFIWTEPHSKRLKLKLTVQKEVINGAVLQQVFVVEYIVQSQMCEDCHRIEAKDFWKAVVQVRQKTLHKKTFYYLEQLILKHRLHQNTLRIKEIHDGLDFYYSSKQQAQKMVDFLQCTVPSRSKSSQRLISHDIHSNVYNYKSTFSVEIVPICKDNVVCLSPKLAQSLGNMSQICVCIRVTSTIHLIDPSTLQIAEIDGNTYWRHPFNSLFHPKQLEEFIIMDINRVQEKKKGAGAGARSNKHTLAEAWVQKTSELNTDHQYFCCTHLGHILNPGDLVLGFDLANCNLNDEFANKMNPHNIPDVVLIKKSYDRTKRQRRRNWKLRELERDREGTDTDDERQYQDFLEDLEEDEAIRKNVNIYRNADVPVESDTDDDGPPRISLAEMLEDLHISQDATGGEGANMMTE; encoded by the exons ATGGAGTACATGACGGGGCCGGCGGCCCCCACCCAGGGCAATAT cctctgctgccagtgcGGCGTGCCCATCCCGCCCAACCCGGCCAACATGTGCGTGGGGTGCCTGCGGGCGCAGGTGGACATCACCGAGGGCATCCCCAAGCAGGGCACCCTCCACTTCTGCAAGCAGTGCGAAAG GTATCTTCAGCCTCCAGGAACCTGGATTCAGTGTACCTTAGAATCGAGAGAGCTTCTCGCTTTgtgtcttaaaaaaatcaaagcttcgCTGAGCAGG GTCCGGCTGATTGATGCAGGCTTTATTTGGACTGAACCACATTCTAAGAGGCTGAAGCTGAAACTGACTGTTCAGAAAGAG gtgATAAATGGAGCAGTTCTTCAGCAAGTATTTGTGGTGGAATATATAGTTCAGTCTCAAATGTGTGAAGACTGTCATAGGATTGAAGCTAAGGATTTCTGGAAAGCTGTAGTGCAAGTCAGACAAAAG acTCTGCACAAGAAGACTTTCTACTATTTGGAGcagctgattttaaaacacaggCTTCACCAAAATACACTTCGCATCAAAGAAATCCATG atgGCCtggatttttattattcttcaaaGCAACAGGCCCAGAAGATGGTAGACTTTCTTCAGTGTACGGTTCCATCTAG aTCAAAATCATCCCAACGTTTGATCTCACATGATATTCATAGTAATGTCTACAATTACAAAAGCACTTTCTCTGTGGAAATTGTACCAATATGCAAG GACAATGTTGTATGTCTGTCACCAAAACTGGCGCAGAGTCTCGGTAACATGAGCCAGATCTGTGTGTGCATTCGAGTAACAAGTACCATCCACCTCATCGATCCCAGCACGCTGCAGA ttgctgaAATTGACGGAAATACCTACTGGCGCCACCCTTTCAATAGCTTGTTCCACCCAAAACAGCTAGAGGAATTTATCATTATGGATATCAATAGGGttcaagaaaagaagaagggggcaggggcaggggcaagATCAAACAAG CACACGCTGGCTGAAGCCTGGGTACAGAAAACCTCGGAGTTGAATACAGACCATCAGTATTTCTGCTGTACTCACTTGGGGCACATTCTGAATCCCGGCGACCTTGTCTTGGG attcGACTTGGCGAACTGCAACTTAAATGACGAGTTTGCCAATAAGATGAACCCACACAATATTCCTGATGTG GTGTTAATAAAGAAGAGCTATGACCGTACCAAACGCCAGCGTCGCAGAAACTGGAAGCTGAGAGAGCTAGAAAGGGACAGAGAAGGCACGGATACAGATGATGAAAG ACAATACCAGGACTTCCTTGAAGATCTCGAAGAAGATGAAGCCATAAGGAAGAACGTCAACATTTACAGAA ATGCAGATGTTCCAGTGGAGAGCGACACAGATGATGATGGTCCTCCACGAATCAGTCTGGCTGAAATGCTAGAGGATCTCCATATTTCCCAGGATGCCactggtggggagggagcaaaTATGATGACAGAATAA